The following DNA comes from Candidatus Parvarchaeota archaeon.
GAGTCCTTGTTGATGATGACTTTTACGGGCACCTTCAGGCCTGCGTAAATTTTTGTCTTCTCGTTGATTGCGGCAATGATTTGGCCTATGTTCATGCCTGTTGGCCCAAGTGCCGGACCTAGGGGCGGGCCTGCCGTCGCCTTTCCTCCTTCAACCATTGCTGGAATTTC
Coding sequences within:
- the rpl11p gene encoding 50S ribosomal protein L11 (binds directly to 23S ribosomal RNA), with protein sequence MKMEIPAMVEGGKATAGPPLGPALGPTGMNIGQIIAAINEKTKIYAGLKVPVKVIINKDSKTFEIEVGSPPTGELIKAEVNAQKGRKEKGQVVGDLKISQA